The Microplitis mediator isolate UGA2020A chromosome 10, iyMicMedi2.1, whole genome shotgun sequence genomic sequence GAGTGGGAGAAAAACCGAAAGGACCCGAAGTACAGTTCCTTGGTacaaagtgtaattttttaaatattttatcaatttaaaaataaaattttaatttttaatctcttATTACGaatgaaaattgaattaaaaattttttatccaaatactggattgaaaaatttttttcttcctcgaaaaaaaatttcgttttcaattcataatgcaaaaaatttcttagggcaagtaaaaatttttcgcgccaaaaaattctttttttttgtgtagttTTTTCATCATGCATGAGATTGATAATAACGCAAGATCAGgtctgatgatttttaaaaaaaccaatgattgaaagtatttaaattttttattttttaaaagtctgataatcaattttttttaatttgaattttttgacaatacAGAGTTGTTTCTAAATTTAtacagttcatttttttcgtgAAGACgaatccctgattaaaaaaaaagacaattgaaaagaattaaaaatgatgaaatttaaataatagaaatttaaatatgaaatttatattgatagtTGCTTAAAGTGGGATATACATATACAGGAGATcgttaaaaaagtcaaatatttCCAATTTCTTGTGTATAAACTAAGTCTTTTTATGGAACGTAATGTACTAAAAATGTTGTACCATTTTCTATTTGAAAGTACCATTAACCACGGTATTATAGCTTGGGGTGGTGCGTACAAGAATTCTATCAAGCCTCTTTTTACTTTACAAGAaagaatattgaaaaaaaaaatgttggaaaatccaaaagtgcacacctcaatcactcattttatttttaatcattacttttactatataatgttaatatattttttttatattatgaacttttattcaacttacaaattatcaatttgattttttatttcttattttcagtttaatatttttttaataactttttttttaaatattccgccttttgtcttagatgtcacttttttttaaacatattaatacgctagtgctgccaccagtagttgatagagagaaacattgacaaaaataataacaacagtaaaaatagcagctaaatttttcacgaataatCACTTTTAcgtcgttaattaattacaattgaaCTAAAAGGATTGATACAGTAATTTTCAtaagggttcttgtgataaaaaatacaaagacaataaaaaaaaagttaggccgattaatggtgtctatcgagagttatcgtgctTACGAAGATTCATACGTAACAATTGACAGCACTAGTTTcttagattaaaataattaatttaaaatcaatgaattaaCAAATCGACTCAACGTTGGGTTTAAAttattccttaataaattatctgcaTGCGAGtacacaatttaataattttttgtgctATGAAAAGGGTGTAGAAATGTTTTTGTATGAGAGAAATTGTCAACGAGGAAGAACCGTCAGTAAAGCACCCctagcgctttcgcgcttgaggtgtgcaataataaaaatcataaaataaatttcgcgcttgaggtgtgcaataaaaaaaaaaaaaaaaaaaaaaaaaaaaatccattaaaagcaaaaattttttttgaataaccCGCCTTTTGCGTAGATGTCACCACTTACTTGTACGACTGTCACGCCAATTTTATTGTCAGTACTAgttagatagatagatagatataaaaagaaaaaagagaaACAAATATAAGTAGTCAGCTGTTAGAAAGAGAAGACGCTAGAAATTCATGTATAAAcatacaaattttatgtcgAATTATCAGATTCGATATTCATTGATTCTAATTAAACGGGAACGATTTAGACCGTAATTTTCAAAAGGGTTCTTGGCATAACgaatacatataaaaaaaaaaaaaaaatagactgattaattatttccttcgagagttatcgtgctTACGAAGATACATACGTAACAATTGACAGAACTAGTTTcttggattaaattaattaatttaaaatcaatgaattaaCAAATCGACTCAAAATTGGGTTTAAATTaatccttaataaattatctgcaTGCGAATACACAATTTAATCTATTTTTGTGCTATGAAAAGAGTGTAGAATTGTTTTTGTATGAGTAAAATTGTCAACGTGGAAGAACCGTCAGTAAAGCACCCctagcgctttcgcgcttgaggtgtgcaataagaatagagTACAACCatatattaaacataaaacaaCAATTCATTCTAAGTAGTCTGACAAAATACTTCAATATTTGtacacataaatataataactaTGAAGGCAGATCTAGACACAAAATAATACAGGGACACAAAATAACCAGGACTAAGTACCAAAATAGGCCTTTGTATACTGCAATTAAATACTTTAACCTGCTACCAAATGAAATAAAGAATGCTCTAACGTTAactaaatcaattaaatactatCTAAGAAAATGGTTACTGTCTAGTCAACAGCAGCTattaactttataaatatttttatacgccTTTTGAGTAAttgtaattgtttttaaaatatttatggtgctttttaaaattttttcgcttCATAATTTATACTTAAGTAAGTTAGATATATTAAATACTAAGCATATGTTGTTAAATAGGCATATATGATGgtattttatgtaaatcatATATGCCTATTCACTCCTCCCAAACCTATGAACAGGAAACATTGTTTTCCTCTATAGGATTTAAATGTACaatatctatgtatatatgtatatttatctatcttttgggaataaataaataaataaataaataaataaattctttttaatacTTCTGAATACTTCCAATTCTTTTATGGAGCTTTAACATTGTAGATcgtttttaattctttttttaaatctacatAATAATCAGTTATCACTACACACGGAAATATATGTACAAAATATAGATGATAAAACTAAGAGGAATCATTActgtgtaaataaatttgccAACTataacttcaatttttttttcaaattatcattgatttattattgataaaaatgtgATATACATTTCGTATAGTTTATATACTAATCAAATTATTGAtcagtttttttactttcactgCTCTTGAGAATATCAATAATACTATCGATAGAATTTACAATTTGTGATCCACCCGGAAAATCGTTTTTATGATTTTCTACAATAGATGTTACATCGTGTCTTAATGATTGCAATAATGCAGAGAAACCATCGATGTTTACAACTTTAGAAGCTGAATTACTAACATTTGTAACGCTATCTTGAATAGAATTGGTTACTTTATGCACGTTATCCATTGTTGCAGTACTAAATAGAGCACTACTAGTTTTGTTCACAATATCTTTTATCGACTCGACAGCTGGACCTATGTTCTTTTGTCGGACAtcatctaaaatatttttaaatgctcCCGCTTGTTCAGATAACTTGGACACTGCTTGGGCAACCAAATCATCAGATCCAGGATTTGGTTTACTGGTATCAGGATTTGCCGGAACTGATGCAGTTAATGCCTTTTATTGACAgaatagttaaataataatagtatattgtatgACGAGGggtgaaacaaaacgatttcagaaCAGGGCTAAGTTGGCTGCCCGACCTGTATACgagggctgacatcacccgctgtctgaaatcgtcttccatcctgagttacacactacagttttcatgattaccctgcattggaacttaaagtttcagtgtcaactattagcgtaagcgtaaattgtgatttgcaatttataattaagcagaaactgtaaatactatttatttttcacactaaattttataaaactcagAATTGTCATTTAAATGACAAGTATCAGAGTGTAAATTACGAATGCCTTcagtcagcgggcagaaacattTCTTGTTTTTTCCCAATTGGGACGAAACAAGTTTGTTTCTGCTCACTGACTGAAGGCATTCGCAATTTACGTATTTGCTAATATTCGTTTGTGGCTTCAAGTTTCAAtggtatcatgaaaatggAATTTTCTTATTGAGAAGCTTACCTCGTTAGCTAAGCTAACAGCAACAATGAAACAAACCAAAAAGGAATTCATGGTAACGACGTTgtttgatacttattttcaaggaactgaattttataacatcGTGACAGTCATTATATACctccaatattttttgttttgaccACAGTTCTACTGACACGTATGAAACGAcgcagtttttttattttttatcatcttaaTGACATTATTTTGTAAGTAATATTAAGAACGTTTTATCAAAATCGTAACAAATACAgcgaagaacaaaaaaaacaatgcaATTAACTACTTAATATCAACGATatgttttttcatattttgttttcaataaatGTTACTGCAGACATTCCAAATTATTGTAATCAAATTTGAAATAGAAATCAGGACGTAGATTGTTCGAAGTCATTTCACGGAAGAAagagcattta encodes the following:
- the LOC130675356 gene encoding uncharacterized protein LOC130675356, encoding MNSFLVCFIVAVSLANEALTASVPANPDTSKPNPGSDDLVAQAVSKLSEQAGAFKNILDDVRQKNIGPAVESIKDIVNKTSSALFSTATMDNVHKVTNSIQDSVTNVSNSASKVVNIDGFSALLQSLRHDVTSIVENHKNDFPGGSQIVNSIDSIIDILKSSESKKTDQ